Proteins encoded in a region of the Nostoc sp. UHCC 0926 genome:
- a CDS encoding putative Ig domain-containing protein, producing the protein MVFEGNNEGNNAKASIQPLVLELPPPADLQVDEITIPSNAKSGEQVQISWKVTNYGNNPASGEWSDAVYLSTDAVWDINDRIIGRVSHSGNLAKNADYTSTLTANLPPAIPGQYRIIVRPDIFNQVYEADKEANNRTTSADPLNVTVEQLQLGVGKETTLSTGQERLFEINLQAGQTLRVNANSDASLAANEVFVRFGQAPTSIVYDAAYTGVLGPNQSAIIPTTKTGTYYVLVRGYAEPSNNTPLSLLADVLPFEITDVVTDRGGDSRYVTTNILGAQFQPGAIVKLVRPGIAEYNPVRYQVIDSTKITAIFDLTSAPHGLYDVKVINPDGRVAIVPYRYLVERAIEQDVTIGLGGTSILAPGDTATYGVSVQSLTNIDTPYVHFAIGTPELGTNTEVFNLPYTEFSSNLRGNPEGVLQDVPWASLISDINTNGEILAPGYVLDLPNAGFVGRTFNVQTYPGLQDELAKDPKGLDDVLDEDIAFGFHILATATAMTRAEFVQQQTTEALRLRNAILKDPTASVSLTVLAADVNTWTNAYLAALEQAGLLRTENQAPPIQENPQVISLMATLATGLLLGPAGNQIISSNNLVNFFEQVRKWYGNNPSLKGQESAVDLKQYDLGLSQKTHAQSFNVYVPFGDARVELPQGVAVPPPSFGSFFNAAGTTSNLATLTGPLGYGMDNIIPIGTALPYTIRFENAAASDSNVGEVRIVTKLDDDLNPRSFQLGSLRLGDIQIHIPTGRGTFSGDFDFTSSKGFILRVSAGLDVISNTATWLIQAIDPNTGEVVQNRDIGLLPPNKANGVGSAFVSYTILPKTGSATGTEITSAARVIYNTSAPLDTAEVTNIIDATAPTTILSATPLVAGGSDYLVKWTATDDAAGSGIKHVTVYVAEDGGDFKIWQQQITETSGVYVGRSGHSYEFLALATDNAGNKEQPSLGISAPNDGSAVNLGTLPTVEKTTQPELGTPPQPQLQPSTNQLFLEAKQGIPSATPTTHPSEFSSVLRPFIASDFATGIPNSHANIAPLAIAVLKDGSVLASGGANRGSLYNFSATGGAATTPLTTLQYPIFDLATDSNGTLWATTGGGPLLQLDAQVGEIVKEYGDSITQTLAIQPVTGLIYVSSGKGIEIFNPISEAFTHYSDLRVDSLAFNADGKLWATTWPERGDIVRFNDLGQPGKILEFDSPVDSIAFGKAGSRLAGLLFVSNNNGDLQMVDLATLQHVKVASGGSRGENITTTDDGRVLLSQSHQIDIFNPVIAPKVAATNPAPNAIVALPQGTISVTFDQDMFAGSANDTTSVLNPANFEVVSASGTITPQSVRYDAKTRTVLLDFNTLTPDHYELRVSPNLKSTAGAELTDGYKEQFTAVSDFSALVDFKFTNPRSDRQHQTISYDVILTSKASSDLLLPVMLLLDPAQSFTGVPRSATRNASGAYMVDLKDNLPQGVLKAGQSTTAHTITVYNPDALRVEFTPGIYALPYPNLAPIITSAPVLTAYSGQSYNYQVAANDPDGAVLGYLLYDAPQGMSVDQNTGLITWSPTQQSPVSTDVTLQVYDLRGAHTTQSFTLNVVGGNHKPVFNTPVISGGIIVSSSNGTVSGGLSANGTPITVKGAEGKSLQLKLSATDTDRNKLTYWADNLPNSAIFDSATGILTWTPGYEAAGTYENVQFTVSDGVEKVTQTATILIAPTNQAPTLIRPANTIVREGEKIRIQLQATDADIIDSISPLATSDFRLATSHLTYSSPLLPGGSTLDPRTGLFEWTPAYFQAGEFEIPFTVSDGESITTQTTKITVLNVNAAPVFDNLGTWQIQEGQSVRFRAFALDPDNPGFVPQDRNADGQLTILEGSDPSVTYTVSGLPTGATFDPITAMFAWTPGYASAGIYNVTFTATDDGNGTGATKQTSLIVPIAVFNTNRAPQINEFTNVTLNRGETRELVLRVNDADNDPLVLQLKAESTGYGIPDFVKFTDNGDGTATLRLTPGVSDGGNYSFTLVAADNGNGGGVNAVQQDEYTFVVSVNAPNDAPKLPFIGNKVAVVGETLEFLVKASDRNQDNLNFNLSSLPAGATLTSTPVYGEALFDWTPTLADIGTYPVTIQVQDSGNGNSTEVLTSQQAFNLVVRTSNTAPILSAIANQTVAEGQTFTLALSSSDADGDTLTYSASNLPPGALLDSAQGILTWTFNLAQAGTYNNITVTASDGNKSSSQTFAILVNNTNQAPVLAPLPIQTGLENNLVQFTLAAGDIDNDSLIYSAVSPLPTGAAFDPRTGQFTWKPNYEQASEYILRFAATDAQGASDIRDVTLRIANVNRTPAISVSPHAVALGETLQFTVAGTDPDNGTNLIYTAVDLPDGAVLDAVTGRFTWTPNPGQVGDYGVTYGVSDGEKTVTQTSLVRVAVAPTPPTVNFDLTPSFPAVPGQKVIVQTLANGLAAIINLTATVDGRPVTVDSQGRIEITPTTPGRLVVDVTATDASGRVAHNSTVVKVRDQQDLAAPIVTFAPGLDGALVKSVTNIIGSVSDVNLDSWVLEIADFGENVYRTLASGNGAVSDLTLAQFDPGKLENGFYQLRLRATDISDRTSSTQAVVEVNTTTKASAYLRTQTDLSITFSSPYTPHPTPHTLHPQPYTHLQFSQR; encoded by the coding sequence GTGGTATTTGAAGGCAATAACGAGGGTAATAACGCCAAAGCCAGTATTCAACCCCTGGTGTTAGAACTGCCACCGCCAGCCGATTTGCAAGTAGACGAAATTACGATTCCGAGTAATGCTAAATCGGGTGAACAGGTACAAATTAGTTGGAAAGTCACAAACTACGGCAACAACCCCGCTAGCGGAGAGTGGAGTGATGCAGTTTACTTATCTACTGATGCAGTTTGGGATATCAATGACCGGATAATTGGGCGAGTATCTCACAGTGGTAACTTAGCAAAGAATGCTGACTACACTTCAACCCTCACAGCAAATCTGCCACCAGCAATTCCGGGACAATATCGCATCATTGTTAGACCTGATATCTTCAATCAAGTTTACGAAGCTGATAAGGAAGCAAACAACCGCACAACTTCTGCTGACCCCCTGAACGTTACCGTTGAACAATTGCAGTTGGGTGTAGGTAAAGAAACAACCCTCAGTACTGGACAGGAGAGGCTATTTGAAATTAACCTCCAAGCTGGTCAAACCCTGCGCGTCAACGCCAACTCGGATGCAAGCCTTGCTGCCAACGAGGTGTTCGTCCGCTTCGGGCAAGCACCCACAAGTATTGTATATGATGCTGCGTACACAGGGGTATTAGGGCCAAATCAATCAGCCATAATTCCCACCACTAAAACTGGGACTTATTATGTACTGGTGCGCGGTTATGCTGAACCCAGCAATAACACGCCTTTGTCCTTGTTAGCTGATGTCCTACCCTTTGAAATTACTGATGTCGTTACCGACCGAGGAGGAGATAGCCGCTACGTAACCACCAATATTTTAGGCGCACAGTTCCAACCAGGAGCAATTGTGAAACTGGTACGTCCTGGAATTGCCGAATACAATCCAGTCAGATACCAAGTGATTGACAGTACGAAAATTACTGCCATCTTCGACCTCACCTCAGCACCCCACGGTCTTTACGATGTTAAAGTCATCAACCCAGATGGTCGCGTAGCAATTGTTCCCTACCGCTACTTAGTTGAACGGGCAATTGAACAAGATGTCACCATTGGTTTGGGTGGGACAAGCATCCTCGCACCTGGAGATACAGCAACTTACGGTGTCTCAGTCCAAAGTTTAACCAATATCGACACCCCCTACGTACATTTTGCTATCGGCACTCCTGAGTTGGGAACAAACACAGAAGTCTTCAATCTTCCCTACACGGAGTTTAGCTCAAATCTGCGTGGCAATCCAGAAGGCGTTTTACAAGATGTCCCTTGGGCTAGTCTCATCTCCGATATTAATACCAATGGGGAAATCTTAGCACCAGGTTATGTCCTTGACCTCCCCAACGCCGGATTTGTTGGTCGCACATTTAATGTTCAAACTTACCCTGGACTCCAAGATGAACTCGCCAAAGACCCCAAAGGCTTAGACGATGTTCTAGATGAGGATATTGCTTTTGGCTTCCACATTTTAGCGACAGCAACAGCGATGACCCGTGCGGAATTTGTCCAACAACAAACTACTGAAGCACTGCGGTTGCGAAATGCTATCCTCAAGGACCCAACAGCTTCGGTTTCGCTGACGGTGCTGGCGGCAGATGTTAACACTTGGACAAACGCATATTTAGCAGCCTTAGAACAAGCCGGATTATTGCGAACTGAAAACCAAGCCCCGCCAATTCAGGAAAATCCGCAAGTAATTAGCTTGATGGCGACATTAGCCACTGGTTTACTGCTGGGACCTGCGGGGAATCAAATTATCTCTAGTAACAATTTAGTCAACTTCTTTGAGCAAGTCCGCAAATGGTATGGTAATAATCCCAGTTTAAAAGGACAGGAATCGGCTGTTGACCTCAAACAATACGATTTAGGTCTGTCGCAAAAAACCCACGCCCAATCTTTTAACGTCTACGTTCCTTTTGGGGATGCGAGGGTTGAACTACCCCAAGGTGTTGCTGTACCGCCTCCCAGCTTTGGTAGCTTCTTCAACGCTGCTGGAACTACCAGCAATCTCGCTACCCTAACCGGCCCCTTGGGCTATGGGATGGATAATATCATCCCTATAGGGACAGCACTCCCCTACACAATTCGCTTTGAAAATGCCGCTGCTTCTGACAGCAATGTTGGAGAAGTACGAATTGTTACCAAACTTGATGATGACCTCAACCCCCGTAGCTTCCAGTTAGGTTCTCTGCGCCTGGGCGATATTCAGATTCACATTCCTACAGGACGTGGCACTTTCTCTGGCGATTTTGATTTTACCAGCAGCAAAGGCTTTATTTTACGGGTGAGTGCTGGTTTAGATGTAATTTCTAACACTGCTACTTGGTTAATCCAAGCAATTGACCCGAATACAGGGGAAGTAGTGCAAAACCGCGATATTGGTTTATTGCCACCCAATAAAGCGAACGGCGTTGGCAGTGCCTTTGTCAGCTACACCATTCTCCCCAAAACTGGTAGTGCGACTGGAACAGAAATTACCAGCGCTGCCAGAGTAATTTACAATACCTCTGCCCCCTTAGACACGGCAGAAGTCACCAACATTATTGATGCTACTGCCCCAACAACTATACTCAGCGCTACACCATTAGTTGCAGGTGGTTCTGATTATTTGGTGAAGTGGACGGCAACTGATGATGCTGCTGGTTCTGGAATTAAGCACGTAACTGTTTATGTAGCAGAAGATGGCGGAGACTTTAAGATTTGGCAGCAGCAAATTACCGAGACGAGTGGTGTTTATGTTGGTCGTAGCGGACATAGCTATGAATTCTTGGCACTGGCTACCGATAATGCAGGTAATAAAGAACAACCATCATTAGGAATTAGCGCCCCCAATGATGGTTCTGCGGTTAACCTGGGGACTCTACCCACGGTTGAGAAAACGACTCAACCCGAATTGGGTACGCCGCCTCAACCCCAACTGCAACCGTCAACAAATCAACTATTCTTAGAAGCAAAACAAGGCATTCCATCTGCCACACCGACAACTCACCCATCTGAATTTAGCAGTGTTTTACGTCCCTTCATTGCTTCTGACTTTGCTACAGGTATTCCCAATAGCCATGCTAATATAGCACCCTTAGCGATCGCTGTTCTTAAAGATGGTTCAGTCCTAGCTAGCGGTGGTGCCAACCGGGGTTCTCTGTACAACTTCTCAGCGACAGGTGGTGCTGCAACTACTCCGCTTACCACTTTGCAGTATCCTATTTTTGACCTAGCGACTGATAGCAACGGTACTCTCTGGGCAACTACGGGTGGCGGTCCCTTACTACAACTAGATGCACAAGTAGGGGAAATTGTCAAGGAATATGGCGATAGTATTACCCAAACTCTAGCAATTCAACCCGTCACCGGATTAATCTACGTTTCTTCTGGCAAGGGAATTGAAATCTTCAATCCCATCAGTGAAGCTTTTACTCATTACAGCGATTTGCGTGTTGACAGTTTAGCATTTAACGCTGACGGCAAACTCTGGGCAACTACTTGGCCAGAACGCGGCGATATTGTCCGCTTTAACGATTTAGGTCAGCCAGGAAAGATACTTGAGTTTGATTCTCCTGTAGATTCTATCGCTTTTGGTAAAGCTGGTAGTCGGTTGGCAGGACTGTTGTTTGTTTCCAACAATAATGGTGATTTGCAAATGGTTGATTTAGCGACCTTACAACACGTTAAGGTAGCGTCTGGTGGTAGCCGGGGTGAAAATATCACAACTACAGATGATGGTCGCGTTTTACTTTCCCAGTCCCATCAAATAGATATATTCAACCCTGTGATTGCACCCAAGGTGGCAGCGACTAATCCTGCACCGAATGCGATCGTCGCTCTACCCCAAGGTACAATTAGTGTCACCTTTGACCAAGATATGTTTGCAGGGTCAGCCAATGACACTACCTCTGTCCTCAACCCAGCCAATTTTGAAGTGGTTAGCGCCAGCGGTACAATTACTCCACAGTCAGTTCGCTATGATGCCAAAACCCGCACTGTACTGCTTGATTTCAACACCCTAACTCCCGACCATTATGAACTGCGGGTTTCCCCAAATCTGAAAAGTACTGCTGGGGCAGAACTAACTGATGGTTATAAAGAGCAGTTTACCGCAGTTTCAGATTTTTCAGCCCTAGTAGACTTTAAGTTTACCAATCCCCGTTCCGACAGACAGCATCAAACGATTTCCTATGATGTTATTCTCACCAGCAAGGCAAGTTCTGATTTACTGCTACCAGTAATGCTATTGCTTGACCCAGCACAATCCTTTACAGGTGTGCCAAGAAGTGCAACCCGCAATGCATCCGGCGCATATATGGTGGATTTGAAGGATAATTTACCTCAAGGTGTCCTGAAAGCTGGTCAATCTACTACTGCACATACGATTACAGTTTACAACCCAGATGCACTGCGGGTTGAGTTTACACCAGGTATATATGCCCTGCCTTACCCCAATCTTGCACCGATTATTACTTCTGCCCCAGTATTAACAGCTTATTCTGGTCAATCATATAATTATCAAGTGGCAGCTAACGATCCAGATGGTGCTGTACTAGGATATCTGCTATACGATGCACCCCAAGGGATGAGTGTTGACCAAAATACTGGTTTAATTACTTGGTCGCCAACACAGCAAAGTCCGGTAAGCACTGATGTCACCTTGCAAGTATACGACCTGCGCGGCGCTCACACAACACAATCCTTTACCTTAAATGTCGTAGGCGGGAATCATAAACCAGTATTTAATACTCCTGTTATCAGTGGTGGAATTATTGTTTCATCGTCTAACGGAACAGTTTCTGGTGGTTTATCCGCTAACGGTACTCCCATTACCGTCAAAGGTGCAGAAGGAAAATCGCTACAACTTAAGCTTTCTGCAACAGACACTGACCGCAATAAGTTAACATATTGGGCAGATAATTTACCCAATAGTGCGATTTTTGACTCAGCTACAGGTATCCTAACTTGGACTCCCGGTTATGAAGCAGCTGGCACTTACGAAAATGTGCAGTTCACCGTCAGCGACGGTGTAGAAAAAGTCACGCAAACTGCAACCATCCTAATTGCACCTACCAATCAAGCCCCCACCCTGATTCGTCCTGCTAACACAATCGTGCGCGAAGGTGAAAAAATCCGCATCCAACTCCAAGCAACCGACGCAGACATAATCGATTCTATTTCGCCACTTGCGACTTCCGACTTCCGACTTGCGACTTCACACCTCACCTACTCCAGCCCCCTCCTCCCCGGTGGTTCCACCCTCGATCCGCGCACGGGATTGTTTGAATGGACACCAGCTTACTTCCAAGCAGGAGAGTTTGAGATTCCCTTCACAGTCAGTGATGGCGAATCAATTACTACGCAGACCACCAAAATTACAGTCCTCAACGTCAACGCCGCGCCTGTGTTTGATAATCTCGGCACTTGGCAAATTCAAGAAGGACAATCAGTCCGCTTCCGCGCCTTTGCTTTAGACCCAGATAACCCAGGCTTCGTACCTCAAGACCGCAATGCTGATGGTCAACTTACCATCTTAGAAGGTAGTGACCCATCTGTTACTTATACTGTCTCTGGCTTGCCCACTGGTGCTACCTTTGACCCAATTACAGCAATGTTTGCTTGGACACCAGGATATGCCAGCGCTGGAATATACAATGTCACCTTTACTGCCACTGATGACGGTAATGGTACGGGAGCAACTAAGCAAACTTCCCTAATAGTACCGATCGCTGTCTTTAATACCAACCGTGCGCCGCAAATTAACGAATTTACCAATGTTACCCTCAACCGGGGTGAAACACGGGAGTTGGTACTAAGGGTGAATGATGCTGATAATGACCCGTTGGTGTTGCAACTCAAAGCCGAATCTACAGGATATGGTATCCCTGATTTTGTCAAATTTACTGATAATGGCGATGGTACAGCTACATTGCGCCTAACTCCTGGAGTTAGTGACGGTGGCAATTATTCCTTTACTCTGGTCGCAGCTGATAACGGAAATGGCGGTGGTGTCAATGCTGTGCAACAGGATGAATATACCTTTGTTGTTTCAGTGAATGCACCTAATGACGCACCGAAATTGCCCTTTATTGGGAACAAAGTTGCAGTTGTTGGCGAGACTTTAGAATTTCTAGTTAAGGCAAGCGATCGCAATCAAGATAATTTAAACTTTAATCTGAGTAGTCTGCCTGCTGGTGCCACCCTTACATCCACTCCTGTTTATGGGGAAGCATTATTCGATTGGACACCAACACTTGCTGATATCGGCACATATCCTGTCACCATTCAGGTTCAAGATAGCGGTAATGGTAATTCAACAGAGGTTCTTACCAGTCAGCAAGCCTTTAATTTAGTTGTTCGCACTTCTAACACCGCACCGATACTTTCCGCAATTGCCAATCAAACCGTCGCTGAAGGGCAGACTTTCACTTTAGCATTATCAAGCAGTGATGCTGATGGTGACACTCTGACTTATTCTGCATCTAATTTACCCCCAGGTGCGTTACTTGACTCTGCACAAGGAATACTCACTTGGACGTTCAATTTAGCACAGGCAGGAACTTATAATAACATCACTGTGACTGCAAGTGATGGTAATAAGAGCAGTTCTCAAACTTTTGCAATTCTGGTAAATAATACAAATCAGGCTCCTGTACTAGCACCGTTGCCTATTCAAACTGGACTTGAAAACAACCTTGTCCAGTTTACCTTGGCAGCAGGAGACATTGATAACGATTCATTAATTTACTCGGCTGTTTCACCTTTGCCAACTGGTGCTGCTTTTGACCCGCGCACAGGTCAGTTTACTTGGAAGCCCAATTATGAACAAGCGAGTGAATATATATTAAGATTTGCGGCAACTGATGCTCAAGGTGCTAGCGATATCCGCGATGTGACTTTGCGTATTGCCAACGTGAACCGCACTCCTGCAATATCTGTGTCACCCCATGCTGTGGCGCTGGGTGAAACACTGCAATTTACAGTTGCTGGGACTGACCCAGATAATGGTACAAATCTTATCTATACAGCTGTTGATTTGCCTGATGGTGCGGTACTTGATGCGGTGACGGGACGGTTTACTTGGACACCCAATCCCGGACAAGTGGGTGATTATGGTGTTACTTACGGTGTTAGTGATGGGGAGAAAACAGTAACGCAGACTTCCCTTGTACGTGTTGCTGTTGCACCAACACCACCAACTGTTAACTTTGACCTCACGCCAAGTTTCCCAGCAGTTCCAGGACAAAAGGTGATAGTGCAAACTCTCGCCAATGGCTTGGCTGCAATTATCAATTTAACTGCCACGGTTGATGGTAGACCTGTAACTGTTGATAGTCAAGGCAGAATTGAGATTACCCCAACTACTCCTGGTCGCTTGGTTGTCGATGTGACTGCAACTGATGCTTCGGGTCGCGTTGCTCACAACAGTACTGTAGTTAAGGTGCGCGACCAGCAAGACTTGGCTGCACCAATAGTTACATTTGCGCCTGGGTTAGATGGGGCGCTAGTAAAGAGTGTTACTAATATTATTGGCAGTGTTAGCGATGTCAATCTTGATAGCTGGGTACTAGAAATCGCTGATTTTGGTGAGAATGTCTACAGAACACTAGCTAGTGGTAATGGTGCTGTCAGCGATTTGACTTTGGCTCAATTTGACCCTGGTAAGCTAGAAAATGGTTTCTATCAGTTGCGCTTGAGGGCGACTGATATTAGCGATCGCACTTCTTCAACTCAAGCAGTAGTCGAGGTCAATACTACCACTAAGGCAAGTGCGTATCTCAGAACCCAAACCGATTTATCTATAACTTTTTCTTCTCCCTACACCCCACACCCCACACCCCACACCCTACACCCTCAACCTTATACGCACCTACAGTTCTCTCAACGCTGA